The Streptomonospora litoralis genome window below encodes:
- a CDS encoding DUF885 family protein encodes MDDYPARLRAIADLDVAGSRDEGGRHEYDGVIGDLSSEGVDDGLARLGEGDPFADGHDEAHARAAEEALRVELGELQLHRANPLRHIVELDLSCYEREYAPEPERRAARDRHLAGWPDAVDRAIAALDRVSAPAATAMVGAARGLAEGVPDRDVPADVRDAALSAHRRLVSHLERAQRDGRRDAALGGDALARLMGAGEALEVDLGSLAATAEAERERLMDRLRESAARIDPARDPMEVAREVVGERPDGGDVVAQARTWTGLALDFTRERDLVPYHDGVCTVQLSPPSQRWVVAALSLSGPAEPDSPAHFFVTPPDPQWSAEETADWLQLFSPASLAAISVHEVAPGHFSHNRALRRAPGEVRRSLFSSAFIEGWAHYAEEMCVEEDFGRFAEDTLADPSFTAAHYEIGVWSEALVRVTRLAAAIGVHTGETTVEQAARRFAADTPHAGSAALSEARRAAVDPTYGRYTWGKLAILDLRERARRAWGGGFSLRRFHTALLDLGAPPLGLIGTAVERG; translated from the coding sequence ATGGACGACTATCCTGCGCGACTGCGCGCCATCGCCGACCTCGACGTCGCCGGGTCGCGAGACGAGGGCGGACGCCACGAGTACGACGGTGTCATCGGCGACCTCTCATCCGAAGGTGTCGACGACGGCCTGGCGCGTCTCGGCGAGGGCGATCCCTTCGCCGACGGACACGACGAGGCGCACGCGCGCGCCGCCGAGGAGGCGCTTCGGGTCGAACTGGGCGAACTCCAGCTGCACCGCGCCAACCCGCTGCGGCACATCGTCGAACTCGACCTGTCCTGCTACGAGCGGGAGTACGCGCCCGAGCCGGAGCGGCGTGCCGCCCGGGACCGCCACCTGGCCGGCTGGCCCGACGCGGTCGACCGCGCGATCGCCGCACTGGACCGGGTGAGCGCGCCCGCTGCCACCGCGATGGTGGGCGCCGCGCGGGGGCTGGCTGAAGGTGTGCCCGATCGGGACGTGCCCGCCGACGTGCGCGACGCCGCACTCTCGGCGCACCGCCGGCTCGTCTCCCACCTGGAACGGGCGCAACGCGACGGGAGGCGCGACGCGGCGCTGGGCGGCGACGCGCTGGCGCGCCTCATGGGCGCGGGGGAGGCCCTCGAAGTCGACCTCGGCAGCCTGGCGGCGACGGCCGAGGCCGAACGCGAGCGGTTGATGGACCGGCTCCGCGAGTCGGCCGCCCGCATCGACCCGGCGCGCGACCCGATGGAGGTCGCCCGGGAGGTGGTCGGCGAGCGTCCCGACGGCGGCGACGTGGTCGCCCAGGCGCGCACGTGGACCGGCTTGGCCCTCGACTTCACCCGCGAACGCGATCTCGTGCCCTACCACGACGGCGTATGCACGGTTCAGCTGTCCCCGCCTTCCCAGCGCTGGGTTGTGGCCGCACTGAGCCTCTCGGGGCCCGCCGAGCCCGACAGTCCGGCGCATTTCTTCGTGACGCCACCCGACCCGCAGTGGTCGGCCGAGGAGACCGCGGACTGGCTGCAGCTGTTCAGCCCGGCCAGCCTGGCGGCGATCAGCGTGCACGAGGTCGCCCCCGGCCACTTCTCGCACAATCGCGCCCTGCGGCGGGCCCCCGGCGAAGTGCGGCGCTCACTGTTCTCCTCCGCTTTCATCGAGGGCTGGGCGCACTATGCCGAGGAGATGTGCGTGGAAGAGGACTTCGGCCGCTTCGCCGAGGACACGCTCGCGGACCCCTCGTTCACCGCGGCTCACTACGAGATCGGGGTGTGGTCGGAGGCGCTTGTCCGCGTCACCCGGCTGGCGGCGGCCATCGGCGTGCATACCGGCGAGACGACCGTGGAGCAGGCCGCCCGCCGCTTCGCGGCCGACACGCCGCACGCCGGTTCGGCAGCGCTGAGCGAGGCGCGCCGCGCCGCCGTCGACCCCACCTACGGCAGGTACACCTGGGGCAAGCTCGCCATCCTGGACCTGCGCGAGCGAGCCCGCCGGGCTTGGGGAGGCGGGTTCAGCCTGCGGCGGTTCCACACGGCCCTGCTGGACCTTGGCGCCCCGCCGCTGGGCCTCATCGGTACCGCCGTCGAGCGAGGCTGA
- a CDS encoding N-acetylmuramic acid 6-phosphate etherase, translating to MTPQPDAAGSDGGGTAASPAPVEIVRVPTESRNPGTYDIDRLPTLDLLRMINAEDATVAQAVAAVLPELARAVDSGVGALRRGGRIHYFGAGTPGRIATADAAELPPTFGTDPGTVLSHHAGGAQTLGQASEGIEDDAELGAADAAAVRSNDLAVGLTASGRTPYVAGALGAARRAGAATVLVSANPQAPLGAEADVHVAADTGAEVIAGSTRMKAGTAQKLVLNAFSTAVMVRLGRTYSNLMVGVDATNAKLRGRAITILTEASGADEDSCAAALADTGGDTRAALVCLLTGASPARAAAELAACEGRVRDALHRIDAPGGASCARRGRPS from the coding sequence ATGACGCCGCAGCCGGACGCCGCCGGATCCGACGGCGGCGGTACAGCCGCGTCACCGGCGCCCGTGGAGATCGTGCGCGTGCCCACCGAGAGCCGCAACCCCGGCACCTACGACATCGACCGGCTGCCCACGCTGGACCTCCTGCGCATGATCAACGCCGAGGACGCGACCGTGGCGCAGGCCGTCGCCGCGGTACTGCCCGAACTCGCCCGAGCGGTCGACTCCGGGGTCGGCGCTCTGCGCCGCGGCGGGCGCATCCACTATTTCGGCGCCGGCACGCCCGGGCGTATCGCCACGGCCGACGCTGCCGAGCTCCCGCCCACCTTCGGCACCGATCCCGGCACCGTGCTGTCCCACCACGCGGGCGGCGCGCAGACGCTGGGACAGGCGTCCGAGGGGATCGAGGACGACGCGGAGCTGGGCGCCGCCGACGCCGCAGCCGTGCGCTCCAACGATCTGGCGGTCGGGCTCACCGCCAGCGGGCGCACCCCCTACGTGGCGGGCGCGCTGGGCGCGGCGCGCCGGGCAGGAGCGGCGACCGTGCTGGTCAGCGCCAACCCGCAGGCCCCGCTCGGCGCCGAGGCCGACGTGCACGTGGCTGCGGACACCGGCGCCGAGGTGATCGCAGGCTCCACCAGGATGAAGGCCGGCACGGCGCAGAAACTCGTGCTCAACGCCTTCTCCACCGCGGTCATGGTCCGCCTGGGACGCACCTACTCCAATCTCATGGTGGGGGTCGACGCCACCAACGCCAAACTGCGCGGGCGGGCGATCACCATCCTCACCGAGGCCAGCGGAGCCGACGAGGACTCCTGCGCCGCGGCACTGGCCGACACCGGGGGCGACACCCGCGCCGCCCTGGTCTGCCTGCTGACCGGCGCGTCCCCGGCACGCGCCGCGGCCGAGCTGGCCGCCTGCGAAGGCCGGGTCCGCGACGCTCTGCACCGCATCGACGCCCCCGGCGGTGCGAGCTGTGCACGTCGTGGGCGCCCCTCATGA
- a CDS encoding NB-ARC domain-containing protein, with product MAPDRSSQQDGSARRSLLRSAVGLIAPVAFISGALLLQMAPDLLDSFPRSVVWGLSAAGAVATAAVTVFLEPWLSGRRRRPAAPPRQPQVELPPYSEGFTGHTALMNRLRRRFRVYPRTGMRRFLGLPALQRGGHRRSPLVLVVDGAPGAGKTQVVTQIAHEVLDRFPDGVRWVELSGDRDPDESDQSAAPADTGRLGRGLGLRVRRIFDRGARRAPDGGPGDVPEPTLPQRAPRSPEKVLELLVHSMQGRIPSGATPAELSTTWRSLTNRKRMLFVLDNAKDAAQVEPLLPNGPRCAVLITSRRTFGDATFDYESHALGELNQREGEELLDRLAPPDRRGSPAERDRRRRDRAEIVRRCRGLPLAIRLCGGRLAERSDRSPREVLADLDDISRSPLLRGPNGFAASFAFSLQLCAPQGRLLLKRIADSDLHKFSDWSAAVLLDVPRDAARALIDELVRRFLVLPTERNETGEHTFRIHDLVRETLRLIDAREFDLTQWERDHWDGSADADVARRLVSAYAWLVEQAAAEVTRTHDPRVLSASTDLTPAPELRLVPAGHPRQWLAQERESLLMCLRLAEEHDLPELGWRLAHAFAALCQTWRVFWADWEQATLVELRMAYALGDRLAGGLARLDRAEIAGKMGDYAAGVEDAETAQRVFEQTGTPDPHWRARAWRSLGVNLQRRGHLDGGADALNEAERIFAAQGDQWWRARVLRDLAEVHTQRGRRRSAVHRPLRSREGDQHRRAQSLLRLACMIFRYEGDWEEYSNARIALAEVLAARGRELNAWLMLDEVRAYFASTEERWYIARCQRAMAELDSERLDRQYDACDLALNPGRAEERRDFIEGHVARESRRLKPESEREHQRIGARFARELREPAQRYLGEYFESQQRWFTGLPRSGREGQRAVAEQRRRWSVQRRIELLDEAVRALRGMGDLWGVHRTRLALGRVRLRVGGDVDESAAIMREAAGGFGDLGDQLWHARTHRAAAEALSAGGYPRHALADAERAYQAFQRLGDHVGRIGAQELFGRLLDETGSTAEAVRHLTAARESAREEGLEWRGRDAHRRLNRILGGPAPTGEGRGDAGHPSGAVPPDGDLAAGQGAARTADEGVDGDGDSEDGRSDREDPPRAGTGPGAAVEPGSAHLPRSARGGEPQDLATAPGDRGGRAPGAGNGTRAAARCDTDPGAEDSRPE from the coding sequence ATGGCGCCGGACAGGTCGAGCCAGCAGGATGGATCGGCTCGTCGGTCGCTCCTGCGCTCGGCGGTCGGACTGATCGCCCCCGTCGCGTTCATCTCGGGGGCTCTGCTCCTGCAGATGGCCCCCGATCTGCTGGACAGCTTCCCCCGCAGCGTCGTGTGGGGACTCTCCGCAGCCGGCGCGGTGGCCACCGCCGCCGTCACCGTCTTCCTGGAACCGTGGCTGAGCGGCCGCCGCAGGCGGCCCGCGGCTCCTCCCCGGCAGCCCCAGGTCGAACTACCGCCCTACAGCGAGGGGTTCACCGGCCACACCGCCCTGATGAACCGGTTGCGCCGCCGCTTCCGCGTGTACCCGCGCACCGGGATGCGCCGTTTCCTCGGGCTGCCGGCACTGCAGCGCGGCGGACACCGCCGCTCCCCGCTGGTGCTGGTCGTCGACGGCGCCCCCGGCGCGGGCAAGACCCAGGTCGTCACCCAGATCGCGCACGAGGTGCTGGACCGCTTCCCCGACGGTGTGCGGTGGGTGGAGCTCTCCGGCGACCGCGACCCCGACGAGTCGGATCAGAGCGCGGCCCCGGCCGACACCGGCCGCCTGGGCCGCGGGCTCGGGCTGCGGGTGCGGCGGATCTTCGACCGCGGCGCGCGCCGCGCCCCCGACGGCGGCCCCGGCGACGTGCCCGAGCCCACCCTGCCCCAGCGCGCCCCCCGCTCGCCGGAGAAGGTGCTGGAGCTGCTCGTGCACTCCATGCAGGGCCGCATCCCCTCCGGCGCCACGCCCGCCGAGCTGTCCACCACCTGGCGCTCGCTCACCAACCGCAAGCGCATGCTCTTCGTCCTGGACAACGCCAAGGACGCCGCGCAGGTGGAGCCGCTGCTGCCCAACGGCCCGCGCTGCGCCGTGCTGATCACCTCGCGGCGCACCTTCGGCGACGCCACCTTCGACTACGAGAGCCACGCACTGGGCGAGCTCAACCAGCGGGAGGGGGAAGAGCTGTTGGACCGGCTCGCGCCGCCCGACCGCCGGGGCAGCCCGGCCGAGCGCGACCGCCGCCGTCGCGACCGCGCCGAGATCGTCCGGCGCTGCCGCGGCCTCCCGCTCGCCATCCGGTTGTGCGGCGGCCGCCTCGCCGAGCGGTCCGATCGCAGCCCGCGCGAGGTGCTGGCCGACCTCGACGACATCTCCCGCAGCCCGCTGCTGCGCGGCCCCAACGGTTTCGCCGCCTCCTTCGCGTTCAGCCTCCAGCTCTGCGCGCCGCAAGGACGGCTGCTGCTCAAACGCATCGCGGACTCCGACCTGCACAAGTTCAGCGACTGGTCGGCGGCGGTGCTGCTGGACGTGCCCCGCGACGCCGCCCGCGCGCTGATCGACGAGCTGGTCCGCCGCTTCCTCGTGCTGCCCACCGAGCGCAACGAGACGGGCGAGCACACCTTCCGGATCCACGACCTGGTGCGCGAGACCCTGCGCCTGATCGACGCCCGCGAGTTCGACCTCACCCAGTGGGAGCGCGACCACTGGGACGGCTCCGCCGACGCCGACGTCGCCCGGCGCCTGGTCTCCGCCTACGCCTGGCTGGTCGAGCAGGCCGCCGCCGAGGTCACCCGCACGCACGACCCGCGGGTGCTCAGCGCCAGCACCGACCTCACCCCCGCGCCCGAGCTGCGGCTGGTCCCCGCCGGACACCCGCGGCAGTGGCTCGCCCAGGAGCGCGAGTCGCTGCTGATGTGCCTGCGGCTCGCCGAGGAGCACGATCTGCCCGAGCTGGGATGGCGCCTGGCGCACGCCTTCGCCGCCCTGTGCCAGACCTGGCGGGTGTTCTGGGCCGACTGGGAGCAGGCCACCCTCGTCGAACTGCGCATGGCCTACGCGCTGGGCGACCGCCTGGCCGGCGGGCTCGCGCGGCTGGATCGCGCCGAGATCGCGGGCAAGATGGGCGACTACGCGGCCGGGGTCGAGGACGCCGAGACGGCCCAGCGCGTCTTCGAGCAGACCGGCACCCCCGACCCGCACTGGCGGGCCCGCGCCTGGCGCTCACTCGGCGTGAACCTGCAGCGCAGGGGCCACCTCGACGGCGGCGCCGACGCGCTCAACGAGGCCGAGCGGATCTTCGCCGCCCAGGGTGACCAGTGGTGGCGGGCCCGCGTGCTGCGCGATCTCGCCGAGGTCCACACCCAGCGGGGCCGGCGCCGGAGCGCCGTGCACCGCCCGCTCCGCTCCCGCGAGGGCGACCAGCACCGCCGCGCCCAGTCGCTGCTGCGCCTGGCCTGCATGATCTTCCGTTATGAGGGGGACTGGGAGGAGTACAGCAACGCGCGGATCGCCCTCGCCGAGGTGCTGGCCGCCCGCGGCCGCGAACTCAACGCCTGGCTGATGCTCGACGAGGTGCGGGCCTACTTCGCCAGCACCGAGGAGCGCTGGTACATCGCGCGCTGCCAGCGCGCCATGGCCGAGCTGGACTCCGAGCGCCTCGACCGCCAGTACGACGCCTGCGACCTCGCGCTCAACCCGGGCCGCGCCGAGGAGCGGCGCGACTTCATCGAGGGCCACGTCGCCCGCGAAAGCCGCCGCCTCAAGCCGGAGTCGGAGCGGGAGCACCAGCGCATCGGCGCCCGGTTCGCCCGCGAACTGCGCGAGCCCGCGCAACGCTACCTGGGGGAATACTTCGAGTCCCAGCAGCGGTGGTTCACCGGGCTGCCCCGTTCCGGGCGGGAGGGGCAGCGGGCGGTGGCCGAGCAGCGCCGCCGCTGGTCGGTGCAGCGGCGGATCGAACTGCTCGACGAGGCGGTCCGGGCGCTGCGGGGGATGGGCGACCTGTGGGGAGTGCACCGCACCAGATTGGCGCTGGGGCGCGTGCGGCTGCGCGTGGGCGGCGACGTCGACGAGTCCGCGGCGATCATGCGTGAGGCGGCCGGGGGCTTCGGCGATCTCGGCGACCAGCTCTGGCACGCCCGCACTCACCGCGCGGCGGCGGAGGCACTCTCGGCCGGCGGCTACCCCCGCCACGCCCTCGCCGACGCGGAGCGCGCATACCAGGCGTTCCAGCGGCTCGGCGACCATGTGGGCCGCATCGGTGCCCAAGAGCTGTTCGGGCGGCTGCTCGACGAGACCGGCAGCACCGCGGAGGCGGTGCGCCACCTCACCGCGGCGCGGGAGTCCGCCCGTGAGGAAGGGCTGGAATGGCGCGGCCGCGACGCCCACCGCAGGCTGAACCGCATCCTCGGCGGCCCGGCGCCGACCGGGGAGGGCCGCGGGGACGCCGGGCACCCGAGCGGCGCGGTTCCGCCGGACGGTGACCTCGCTGCGGGGCAGGGTGCGGCCCGAACAGCGGACGAGGGCGTCGACGGGGACGGCGACAGCGAGGACGGTCGCTCCGACCGCGAAGACCCGCCTCGGGCCGGCACCGGGCCCGGCGCCGCGGTGGAACCCGGTTCGGCCCATCTCCCGCGCAGCGCCCGTGGCGGCGAACCCCAGGACCTCGCCACCGCACCCGGGGACCGCGGCGGCCGCGCGCCGGGCGCCGGGAACGGAACCCGGGCCGCCGCGCGCTGCGATACGGACCCCGGCGCCGAAGACAGCCGCCCCGAGTGA
- a CDS encoding SanA/YdcF family protein — MRPGTWAAAGVAATAVALAPTAWSYLASSGRRPGAGRVPIRPVAIVLGAAAWPSGPSPLLAARLEAAARLFHEGTIRALLISGDNRPESNRETDTMAAGLVGLGVPESSLVADPHGYRTWDTAVRARETFGVDRAIVVTQHFHLPRAVSLCRAAGVDAHGVSAPGFRRRPRSTVVGYLREMGANPRAVSDAVLQPAPGVVEPPRGDLRAVLSST; from the coding sequence ATGAGACCGGGAACATGGGCGGCCGCCGGGGTGGCGGCAACGGCTGTGGCGCTCGCCCCCACCGCGTGGAGCTACCTGGCCAGTTCGGGACGCCGTCCCGGGGCCGGGCGAGTGCCTATCCGCCCGGTCGCGATCGTGCTCGGCGCCGCCGCGTGGCCGAGCGGGCCCTCGCCGCTGCTGGCCGCCCGCCTGGAGGCGGCCGCGCGCCTGTTCCACGAGGGGACGATCCGGGCCCTGTTAATCTCCGGCGACAATCGGCCCGAATCCAATCGCGAAACGGACACCATGGCCGCCGGGCTCGTCGGACTCGGCGTACCGGAGTCGTCCCTGGTCGCCGACCCGCACGGCTACCGCACCTGGGACACCGCTGTGCGGGCGCGCGAGACCTTCGGGGTGGACCGCGCCATCGTCGTCACCCAGCACTTCCACCTGCCCCGCGCCGTCTCCCTGTGCCGAGCGGCGGGTGTGGACGCCCACGGGGTCAGCGCCCCCGGCTTCCGCCGCCGGCCGCGCTCCACGGTGGTCGGCTACCTGCGCGAGATGGGGGCCAATCCCAGGGCCGTAAGCGACGCCGTGCTGCAGCCCGCACCCGGAGTCGTCGAGCCGCCCCGGGGGGACCTGCGCGCGGTGCTTTCGTCGACTTGA
- a CDS encoding MurR/RpiR family transcriptional regulator, which produces MAKTAKSSASADGGAAHGDSSSGQSGRDDSPAPTTVLRIRSLLPSLAPAEQRVAQRIVDDPERVAASSITQLAKDCDTSEATVIRFCRTIDFTGYRELRLALATEAGQARGAGISAREVAGDINPDDTLVTVVEKIAYTDARAVEDTAAQLDIEVLQAVVERMAVARRVDIYGVGASGFVAADFQQKLHRIGVTSFAWSDTHVMLTSAALLGTDDVALAVSHTGATIDTVNALAEARRSGATTVAITNFPRSPISEAADHVLTTAARETTFRSGATASRLAQLTVIDCLFVGLAQSRYTDSRNALATTYDAVRGLRVGEPRRRTGPRPGEPAGPAAETGTPHASGATDQHADGVEPR; this is translated from the coding sequence ATGGCGAAAACGGCGAAGTCGTCGGCCTCGGCCGACGGCGGGGCGGCGCACGGCGATTCCTCCTCCGGTCAATCCGGGCGCGACGACTCCCCGGCGCCGACCACGGTATTGCGCATCCGCTCCCTTCTTCCGTCCCTCGCACCGGCCGAACAGCGGGTCGCCCAGCGGATCGTCGACGACCCCGAGCGCGTAGCGGCCTCCTCCATCACCCAGCTGGCCAAGGACTGCGACACCTCCGAAGCCACGGTCATCCGGTTCTGCCGCACCATCGACTTCACCGGCTACCGCGAACTCCGCCTCGCGCTCGCCACCGAGGCCGGGCAGGCGCGCGGCGCCGGGATCAGCGCGCGCGAGGTCGCCGGCGACATCAACCCCGACGACACGCTGGTGACCGTCGTCGAGAAGATCGCCTATACCGACGCCCGCGCGGTCGAGGACACCGCCGCCCAACTCGACATCGAGGTGCTGCAGGCGGTCGTCGAACGCATGGCGGTGGCGCGGCGCGTCGACATCTACGGCGTGGGCGCGAGCGGGTTCGTCGCGGCCGACTTCCAGCAGAAGCTGCACCGCATCGGCGTCACGTCGTTCGCCTGGTCCGATACCCATGTGATGCTGACCAGCGCCGCGCTGCTGGGAACCGACGACGTCGCGCTCGCCGTCTCGCACACCGGTGCGACCATAGACACGGTCAACGCGCTCGCCGAGGCGCGCCGCAGCGGTGCCACCACCGTCGCCATCACCAACTTCCCCCGCTCCCCCATCAGCGAGGCGGCCGACCACGTCCTCACCACCGCGGCACGCGAAACCACCTTCCGCTCCGGCGCGACGGCCAGCCGACTGGCACAGCTGACCGTGATCGACTGCCTGTTCGTGGGACTGGCGCAGTCCAGATACACCGACAGCCGAAACGCCCTGGCCACGACCTACGACGCGGTGCGCGGCCTGCGCGTGGGCGAGCCCCGCAGACGTACCGGGCCGCGCCCGGGCGAGCCGGCCGGCCCCGCCGCAGAGACCGGTACCCCGCACGCGTCCGGAGCCACCGACCAGCACGCCGACGGAGTGGAGCCGCGATGA